The following are encoded together in the Streptococcus oralis genome:
- a CDS encoding NAD(P)H-hydrate dehydratase: MKVIDQALLEKVIIERCRHSHKGDYGRLLLLGGTYPYGGAIIMAALAAVKSGAGLVTVGTDKENIPALHSYLPEAMAFSLQDQQLLKEQLEKAEVVLLGPGLREDAFGEEIIKRVFDSLRKDQILIADGGALGILAKAHLPFPSSQLILTPHQKEWERLSGIVLDHQNTDTTASALSAFPQGTILVEKGPATRIWKAGQPEYYQLEVGGPYQATGGMGDTLAGMIAGFAGQFHQVSLYERVVAATHLHSAIAQELAQENYLVLPTEISKLLPKTMKKISQKGS; the protein is encoded by the coding sequence ATGAAAGTGATTGATCAAGCTTTATTAGAAAAAGTCATTATTGAACGTTGTCGTCACAGCCATAAGGGAGATTACGGGCGTCTGCTCTTGCTAGGAGGGACCTATCCTTATGGTGGAGCCATCATCATGGCTGCCTTGGCAGCAGTCAAAAGTGGGGCAGGGTTGGTGACTGTTGGCACGGATAAGGAGAATATTCCGGCTCTGCACAGTTATTTACCTGAGGCCATGGCATTTTCTCTTCAAGACCAGCAATTGTTAAAAGAACAATTGGAAAAGGCAGAAGTTGTCTTGCTAGGTCCGGGTTTGCGAGAGGATGCATTTGGAGAAGAAATCATAAAACGGGTCTTTGACAGCCTTAGAAAAGACCAGATTTTGATTGCAGATGGCGGTGCTTTGGGCATCTTAGCAAAAGCTCATTTGCCATTTCCATCCAGTCAGCTCATCCTAACTCCCCACCAAAAGGAATGGGAAAGACTGTCTGGTATAGTTCTTGACCATCAAAATACAGATACGACTGCTAGTGCTCTTTCAGCTTTTCCTCAAGGAACGATTCTAGTTGAGAAGGGTCCAGCAACTCGTATCTGGAAAGCTGGTCAGCCTGAATATTATCAGTTAGAGGTTGGAGGTCCCTATCAAGCAACTGGTGGGATGGGAGATACTCTGGCTGGGATGATTGCAGGTTTTGCAGGTCAGTTTCACCAAGTCAGTCTCTATGAAAGAGTGGTGGCAGCAACTCACCTTCATTCAGCTATCGCGCAAGAACTAGCTCAAGAAAACTACCTTGTCTTGCCAACAGAAATTAGCAAGCTACTCCCAAAAACAATGAAAAAAATATCTCAAAAAGGCAGCTAA
- a CDS encoding DUF6161 domain-containing protein, whose translation MSYTKSQVSNFLNDKILFRFTISSDFIIDFHEHEEVFTFDEIEKNIKSNFTYWSSIYDIAPNNFMSNWKALNDKFNSIKKYIFELEELNIDNINNQLYYNLSSNRESREQDKMVYILSISSPIDKDSEIRKIKSFVSFYIQQSQNNLDEAIRSFIYLSKNNYQIGSYFSSANKYNYYPALYLLRKDFSNIKENISDFEANIVTPITNKLKDISDNSEVQYKEITTFIEDKHNQIQIQYDEKVSEFAEFKKSLDDWQKEKHEKIKVLEDTYENKLSLEAPEILWKKRSKEHQMLAKKWTCFLIYAVIALIFALVGLVVVIHSYLNSIQSELPFISESFILISVISFFIYIVRILIKIVMSNHHLATEYKQKAALTRFYQSLTKAGTDIEKEERLIIINSLFSKVETGLVKTDTSNDSDAILALLSKNLK comes from the coding sequence ATGAGTTATACCAAAAGTCAAGTATCAAATTTTCTAAATGATAAAATTCTCTTTAGATTCACAATTTCTAGCGATTTTATCATTGACTTTCACGAACACGAAGAGGTTTTTACATTTGATGAGATTGAAAAAAATATAAAAAGTAACTTTACTTATTGGAGTTCAATTTACGATATAGCTCCCAATAATTTTATGTCAAATTGGAAAGCTCTGAATGATAAGTTTAATTCAATAAAAAAATATATTTTTGAGCTTGAAGAATTAAATATTGACAACATAAATAACCAACTTTACTATAATTTATCAAGCAATCGAGAATCAAGAGAACAAGACAAGATGGTTTACATTTTATCAATAAGTTCTCCTATTGATAAAGATTCAGAAATTCGTAAAATAAAAAGCTTTGTTTCTTTCTATATTCAACAATCTCAAAATAATCTTGATGAAGCTATCAGAAGTTTTATCTATCTATCAAAAAACAATTATCAAATAGGTTCCTATTTTTCAAGCGCCAACAAATATAATTATTATCCAGCGCTATATTTACTTAGAAAAGACTTCTCAAATATTAAAGAAAATATTTCTGATTTTGAAGCAAATATAGTAACTCCTATAACTAACAAGTTGAAAGATATTTCAGATAACTCTGAAGTACAGTATAAAGAAATTACAACTTTCATAGAAGATAAGCATAATCAAATTCAGATACAATATGATGAAAAAGTTTCTGAGTTTGCCGAATTTAAAAAATCTCTCGACGACTGGCAAAAAGAAAAGCATGAAAAAATTAAAGTTTTAGAGGACACTTATGAAAACAAGCTTTCTTTAGAAGCGCCAGAAATACTTTGGAAAAAACGCTCCAAAGAGCATCAAATGCTAGCAAAAAAATGGACATGTTTCCTCATTTATGCAGTCATAGCTTTAATATTTGCTCTAGTAGGGTTAGTTGTCGTAATACACTCTTATTTAAATAGTATTCAAAGTGAGCTCCCGTTTATATCGGAATCATTTATACTGATTTCAGTGATTTCATTTTTTATTTACATTGTTAGAATATTGATAAAAATTGTTATGTCAAATCATCATTTAGCTACAGAATATAAACAAAAAGCTGCTTTGACAAGATTCTATCAATCTCTTACCAAAGCTGGAACCGACATCGAAAAAGAAGAACGATTAATAATTATTAACTCACTATTTAGTAAAGTTGAAACTGGACTAGTAAAAACAGATACTTCAAATGATAGTGATGCAATTTTAGCTCTTTTATCTAAGAATCTAAAATAA
- a CDS encoding helix-turn-helix transcriptional regulator, producing the protein MLKDNIKKARLNIGLTQSEVAEKLGVAQAQYARWENGGRNPKDETVEKLAEIFGTSFEILKGRDDGLEEIVSLLREYELTEKEKKEIISVLKQYLINKKD; encoded by the coding sequence ATGTTGAAAGACAATATAAAAAAAGCCCGTCTGAACATAGGACTTACTCAATCAGAAGTTGCTGAAAAGTTAGGTGTAGCTCAAGCCCAGTACGCTAGGTGGGAAAATGGAGGGAGAAATCCGAAAGATGAAACAGTAGAAAAATTAGCTGAAATCTTTGGTACGTCTTTTGAAATTTTAAAAGGACGTGATGATGGACTAGAAGAAATTGTTAGTTTATTGAGAGAGTATGAATTGACAGAAAAGGAGAAAAAAGAAATTATTAGTGTTTTAAAGCAATATTTGATTAATAAGAAAGATTAA
- a CDS encoding HAD hydrolase family protein: MKFVFDLDGTLSFDYMTIDEEIKQVLLKAEDYGHELVFASARSYRDCLGLLGPELSQRLVIGLNGGVAYHLGKAVFERNLDARVYQALVDYCQTYNLPFFVDDRFDYSGQIVEKIPFISSVDPLKVARHQKLEDLGTPIKVVVYMGDHENLLDDLLGQLERLGQAHLSYHAHEKCLYVNPLDTHKATTVEKLCGENFIAFGNDQNDIELFKTSLYSVQIGDFAGLTPYADDTLELKGAPSPAVAAKILQTFAEFKGK; encoded by the coding sequence ATGAAATTCGTATTTGACCTGGATGGAACGCTATCTTTTGACTACATGACCATTGATGAGGAGATTAAGCAGGTTCTTTTAAAGGCTGAAGATTATGGGCATGAGCTTGTGTTTGCCTCAGCTCGCTCTTATCGGGATTGCCTGGGTTTATTAGGCCCTGAACTCAGTCAGCGCTTGGTCATAGGGTTGAATGGAGGCGTAGCCTATCATCTAGGGAAGGCTGTTTTCGAAAGGAATCTAGATGCTAGAGTTTATCAGGCGCTAGTGGATTATTGCCAGACTTATAATCTCCCTTTCTTTGTAGATGATCGCTTTGACTATAGTGGTCAGATTGTAGAGAAGATTCCATTTATTTCCAGTGTGGATCCCCTAAAGGTGGCTCGTCATCAGAAACTTGAGGACTTAGGGACTCCGATTAAGGTAGTAGTTTATATGGGTGACCATGAGAATTTGCTTGATGATCTGCTTGGTCAGCTAGAAAGACTAGGACAGGCTCATCTCTCCTATCATGCGCATGAAAAGTGCCTCTATGTTAATCCCTTGGATACTCATAAGGCGACAACTGTTGAAAAGTTATGTGGGGAGAACTTCATTGCTTTTGGAAATGACCAAAACGATATTGAACTGTTTAAAACGTCGCTCTATTCTGTCCAGATTGGAGATTTTGCTGGCCTTACTCCATATGCAGATGATACGTTAGAGCTAAAAGGAGCTCCTTCTCCAGCAGTGGCAGCTAAGATCTTACAGACTTTTGCGGAATTTAAGGGAAAATAG
- a CDS encoding bifunctional methylenetetrahydrofolate dehydrogenase/methenyltetrahydrofolate cyclohydrolase has translation MAQIIDGKALAAKLQGQLAEKTAKLKEETGLVPGLVVILVGDNPASQVYVRNKERSALAAGFRSEVVRVPETITQAELLDLIAKYNQDPAWHGILVQLPLPKHIDEEAVLLAIDPEKDVDGFHPLNMGRLWSGHPVMIPSTPAGIMEMFHEYGIDLEGKNAVVIGRSNIVGKPMAQLLLAKNATVTLTHSRTHHLAKVAAKADILVVAIGRAKFVTADFVKLGAVVIDVGMNRDENGKLCGDVDYDAVAPLASHITPVPGGVGPMTITMLMEQTYQAALRTLNED, from the coding sequence ATGGCACAGATTATCGATGGGAAGGCTCTTGCAGCTAAGTTACAAGGACAGTTGGCTGAAAAGACGGCAAAACTAAAAGAAGAAACTGGTCTAGTTCCAGGATTGGTGGTGATTTTGGTGGGGGACAATCCTGCCAGCCAAGTCTACGTTCGCAACAAGGAACGGTCAGCTCTCGCTGCTGGCTTCCGTAGTGAAGTAGTGCGAGTTCCAGAGACCATTACCCAAGCGGAATTATTAGACTTGATTGCCAAATACAATCAAGATCCAGCTTGGCATGGGATTTTGGTTCAATTACCTTTACCAAAACATATTGACGAAGAGGCAGTTTTATTAGCTATTGACCCCGAAAAAGATGTGGATGGTTTCCATCCCCTAAACATGGGGCGTCTCTGGTCTGGTCATCCAGTTATGATTCCTTCGACACCTGCAGGAATTATGGAGATGTTTCATGAATATGGGATTGATCTAGAAGGTAAAAATGCGGTTGTTATCGGTCGATCAAATATCGTTGGAAAACCGATGGCTCAGCTTCTTTTAGCTAAGAATGCAACTGTGACCTTGACCCACTCACGTACCCATCATCTTGCCAAGGTGGCTGCTAAGGCGGATATCCTTGTGGTTGCTATCGGTCGCGCTAAGTTTGTGACAGCTGACTTTGTCAAACTGGGAGCGGTTGTCATTGACGTTGGGATGAACCGAGATGAAAATGGCAAGCTTTGTGGAGATGTTGATTATGATGCGGTTGCACCACTCGCCAGCCACATCACACCTGTACCGGGTGGAGTTGGCCCTATGACGATTACCATGCTAATGGAGCAAACCTATCAGGCAGCGCTTCGTACACTAAACGAGGACTAG
- a CDS encoding TfoX/Sxy family protein, giving the protein MASSKEYLDFILEQLSELEEMSYRPMMGEYILYYRGKIIGGIYDNRLLLKPVKVLMDQLGQTRLERPYEGAKEMILIEDIENKSFLMRLIKEMYEVLPAPKVKKKA; this is encoded by the coding sequence ATGGCTTCCAGTAAAGAATATTTAGATTTTATTCTCGAACAGCTATCAGAGCTAGAGGAGATGAGTTATCGTCCAATGATGGGAGAGTATATCCTTTATTATCGTGGGAAGATTATTGGGGGAATCTATGATAATCGTTTGCTACTGAAGCCTGTGAAGGTGCTCATGGATCAACTGGGACAGACTAGGCTTGAACGTCCTTATGAAGGAGCTAAGGAGATGATTTTGATAGAAGACATTGAAAATAAATCATTTCTAATGAGATTAATCAAGGAGATGTATGAAGTCTTACCGGCTCCAAAAGTCAAAAAGAAAGCATGA
- a CDS encoding amino acid ABC transporter ATP-binding protein — protein sequence MTETLIKIEELHKYFGKNEVLKGINLEIKRGEVVVIIGPSGSGKSTLLRSMNLLEEASKGKVIFEGVDITDKKNDLFAMREKMGMVFQQFNLFPNMTVMENITLSPIKTKGESKEVAEKRAQELLEKVGLPDKATAYPQSLSGGQQQRIAIARGLAMEPDVLLFDEPTSALDPEMVGEVLAVMQDLAKSGMTMVIVTHEMGFAREVADRVIFMADGVVVEDGTPEEIFDQTKEQRTKEFLSKVL from the coding sequence ATGACAGAAACCTTGATTAAAATTGAAGAACTACATAAATATTTTGGGAAAAATGAAGTTTTAAAAGGCATCAATCTTGAGATTAAACGTGGAGAAGTTGTGGTCATTATCGGTCCGTCAGGGAGCGGGAAATCAACCCTCCTTCGTTCGATGAATCTACTTGAAGAAGCAAGCAAAGGTAAGGTTATCTTTGAAGGAGTTGATATCACAGATAAGAAAAATGACCTTTTTGCTATGCGTGAAAAGATGGGTATGGTATTCCAACAATTTAACCTCTTTCCCAATATGACAGTGATGGAAAATATCACTTTGTCCCCAATTAAAACCAAAGGTGAAAGCAAGGAAGTTGCGGAGAAAAGAGCACAGGAACTGTTAGAAAAAGTTGGCTTGCCAGATAAGGCGACGGCCTATCCTCAGAGTTTGTCAGGTGGTCAGCAGCAACGGATTGCCATTGCACGTGGACTTGCTATGGAACCAGATGTTTTGCTTTTTGATGAGCCGACTTCAGCCCTAGACCCTGAGATGGTTGGAGAAGTCCTAGCTGTTATGCAAGACCTCGCTAAGTCAGGGATGACCATGGTGATTGTGACGCATGAAATGGGCTTTGCCCGTGAGGTAGCAGACCGTGTTATCTTTATGGCAGATGGGGTTGTTGTCGAAGATGGAACACCAGAGGAGATTTTCGATCAAACAAAAGAACAACGGACCAAGGAATTTTTGAGTAAGGTTTTGTAA
- a CDS encoding amino acid ABC transporter permease yields MNFSFLPKYLPYFNYGALITVLISILVVCLGTIIGVLLAFAQRSRFKPLVWFANVYVWIFRGTPMMVQIMIAFALMHINAPTIQVGILGVDLSRLIPGILIISMNSGAYVSETVRAGINAVPKGQLEAAYSLGIRPKNAMRYVILPQAIKNILPALGNEFITIIKDSSLLSAIGVMELWNGATTVATTTYLPLTPLLFAAFYYLIMTSVLTVALKAFEKHIGQGDKK; encoded by the coding sequence ATGAATTTTTCTTTTTTACCAAAGTATTTACCGTATTTTAACTATGGTGCTCTGATTACCGTATTGATTTCCATCCTTGTTGTCTGCTTAGGGACCATTATAGGTGTGTTATTGGCCTTTGCCCAACGTTCACGCTTTAAACCGCTCGTTTGGTTTGCAAATGTGTATGTTTGGATTTTCCGTGGGACGCCAATGATGGTTCAGATTATGATTGCTTTTGCCCTTATGCATATCAACGCTCCAACTATCCAAGTGGGGATTTTAGGAGTTGATCTTTCTCGTTTGATTCCTGGTATTCTGATTATTTCTATGAACAGTGGAGCTTACGTTTCAGAAACTGTTCGTGCGGGGATCAATGCGGTTCCTAAAGGGCAGTTAGAGGCTGCATATTCTCTAGGTATTCGTCCCAAAAATGCCATGCGTTATGTCATTTTGCCACAAGCTATCAAGAATATTCTTCCAGCGCTGGGAAATGAATTTATCACCATTATCAAGGATAGTTCCCTCTTGTCTGCGATTGGGGTGATGGAGTTGTGGAATGGTGCAACGACTGTAGCAACAACAACTTATTTACCATTGACTCCCCTTTTATTTGCAGCCTTTTACTATTTGATTATGACCTCTGTTTTGACAGTGGCGTTGAAAGCATTTGAAAAACATATTGGACAAGGAGACAAAAAATAA
- a CDS encoding DUF1797 family protein has product MESHLVRIINRLEAMTKDGGNLKRNFEREGVVVAEVAYSHDEENGSLFTLRDVEARETYTFDSIDLIAMEIYELLY; this is encoded by the coding sequence ATGGAATCACATTTGGTTAGAATCATTAACCGCCTAGAAGCAATGACAAAAGATGGTGGAAATCTAAAACGTAATTTTGAACGTGAAGGTGTTGTTGTCGCAGAAGTTGCATACAGCCATGACGAAGAAAACGGATCACTCTTCACCCTTCGCGATGTAGAGGCTCGTGAAACTTATACCTTTGATAGCATTGATTTGATTGCAATGGAGATCTACGAACTCCTTTACTAA